From one Candidatus Paceibacterota bacterium genomic stretch:
- a CDS encoding isopentenyl transferase family protein, which yields MKKIQKKKNSSHLPTILVILGPTASGKSDLAVKIALKTPQGAEIISADSRQV from the coding sequence ATGAAAAAAATACAAAAGAAAAAAAACTCTTCTCACCTCCCCACCATCCTCGTCATCCTCGGCCCCACAGCCTCGGGTAAAAGTGACTTAGCGGTGAAAATTGCCTTAAAAACCCCTCAAGGCGCGGAAATTATTTCTGCAGACTCACGTCAGGTCT